A genomic window from Quercus lobata isolate SW786 chromosome 10, ValleyOak3.0 Primary Assembly, whole genome shotgun sequence includes:
- the LOC115964501 gene encoding uncharacterized protein LOC115964501: protein MGTINVILVAPGRTSSFSAKVMSVARLSTEDNNRESKKSKKGASPVLGFLDEDKIGTIQPHDDALMVTLRIGGFNVKRVLVDQGSAVEVMYPDLYRGLNLKPKDLTTYDSPLVSFEGKTVTPMSQIKLAIQTGSDVVEVDFVVVDTYSPYIAIVARPWLHALGAISSTLHQKVKYPLEGRVKEILGNQAMARQCMVAAISRQSNAESSASIRNDL, encoded by the coding sequence ATGGGCACGATAAATGTCATCCTTGTCGCTCCGGGAAGAACCAGCTCTTTTTCCGCCAAAGTAATGTCTGTGGCTCGGCTCTCCACTGAGGACAACAATCGGGAGTCCAAAAAGTCCAAGAAGGGAGCCTCACCTGTGCTGGGATTCTTGGACGAGGATAAGATTGGAACcatccaaccccacgacgatgctcTAATGGTTACACTCAGGATTGGGGGGTTTAATGTGAAGAGAGTACTGGTAGACCAAGGCAGTGCCGTGGAAGTAATGTACCCTGACCTGTACAGGGGGCTGAACCTAAAGCCTAAAGACCTAACGACATATGATTCCCCTTTAGTGAGTTTCGAAGGAAAAACCGTTACACCAATGAGCCAGATCAAACTGGCCATACAAACCGGTTCAGacgtggtggaggtggatttcgTTGTGGTCGACACCTATTCGCCTTACATAGCTATAGTGGCTAGACCTTGGCTCCACGCCCTAGGAGCCATTTCTTCTACACTTcaccagaaggtgaaatacccgTTGGAAGGCCGAGTCAAGGAGATTTTGGGAAATCAGGCCATGGCCAGACAGTGCATGGTGGCTGCCATCTCGCGCCAATCCAATGCAGAGTCCTCGGCCTCTATTAGAAATgacttatag
- the LOC115965338 gene encoding uncharacterized protein LOC115965338: protein MAEATSYLNLLDLDAPIDDPHQTLTLATISYSSHHHHHHNNLHSSDLVLPPPSDIHHLESTVRIRLVDEDEEEEEEDDVSDIDSISNGTYLFGHRENQVNFVMDLFHQRVEQSQVMMGDPDLVCEALQDSTFRVFEGNNSHNINNRDVGIEMLDLDLGFGFGSRFEVERNFFDRAHNETCRVVDLDDDEDEEDDEDFFVGRRVSRSQSGEARSTVSAVEFESCVRVVGFGSDSDEDENDLVLGIDLHSMNGDDCCFGELDGIHEVQIEVGNDNDDNDTSMSLRNLCWDSLQLEDHREVNEDFEWEEVEEVDGRVDEREVLSMFIDDDAEEDERLVPVFGPPVEEAGAVRVVGLESLEWEVLLTANNLEMNLGLDSDAEPYFGDHEDYIYNADAEYEMLFGQFNDYDTTGKPPASKSVVKNLASVVMTQEDVEGKNALCAVCKDDIGVGEQAKQLPCAHRYHGDCIVPWLGIRNTCPVCRFELPTDDAEYERRKAQRAAHGA, encoded by the coding sequence ATGGCAGAGGCCACCTCGTACCTTAACCTCCTCGACCTAGACGCTCCCATCGACGATCCTCACCAAACCTTAACCCTAGCCACCATTTCTTACTcttcccaccaccaccaccaccacaacaacctCCACTCCTCCGACCTCGTACTCCCACCACCCTCCGATATTCATCACCTTGAATCAACGGTCCGGATTCGACTTGTagacgaagacgaagaagaagaagaagaagacgacgTTTCGGACATCGATTCGATTTCCAACGGCACCTACCTCTTCGGCCACCGCGAGAACCAAGTGAATTTCGTGATGGATCTGTTCCACCAACGCGTCGAGCAGTCTCAGGTGATGATGGGCGACCCAGATCTCGTCTGCGAAGCTCTTCAAGATTCAACCTTTCGTGTTTTTGAAGGTAATAATAGCCATAATATCAATAATCGTGATGTGGGTATTGAGATGTTGGACCTTGatttagggtttgggtttgggtctAGGTTTGAGGTTGAAAGGAATTTTTTTGATCGGGCCCATAACGAGACTTGTCGTGTTGTTGatcttgatgatgatgaggatgaggaggaTGATGAGGATTTTTTTGTGGGAAGGAGGGTTTCGAGGTCTCAATCTGGTGAGGCACGGTCTACGGTAAGTGCTGTGGAATTTGAGAGTTGCGTTCGTGTTGTTGGGTTTGGGTCTGATTCGGACGAGGATGAGAACGACCTCGTGTTGGGGATCGATTTGCATTCGATGAATGGTGATGATTGTTGTTTTGGAGAATTGGATGGTATACATGAGGTTCAGATTGAGGTTGGTAATGACAATGATGACAATGATACGAGCATGAGCCTCAGAAATCTTTGTTGGGATTCACTTCAACTGGAGGATCACAGGGAAGTTAATGAAGATTTCGAGTGGGAGGAAGTGGAGGAAGTTGATGGTCGTGTTGACGAGAGAGAGGTCCTGAGCATGTTTATCGACGATGATGCTGAAGAGGATGAGAGATTGGTGCCCGTTTTTGGCCCCCCAGTAGAGGAAGCGGGTGCGGTCAGAGTTGTAGGGTTGGAGAGTTTGGAGTGGGAAGTGTTGTTGACTGCTAATAATTTGGAGATGAATCTTGGATTGGATAGCGATGCTGAACCTTACTTTGGTGATCATGAGGATTACATTTATAATGCAGATGCTGAGTATGAAATGTTGTTTGGGCAATTTAATGATTATGATACAACGGGTAAGCCTCCGGCTTCCAAATCTGTTGTTAAGAATTTGGCCTCAGTGGTTATGACCCAGGAAGATGTGGAGGGTAAAAATGCGCTTTGTGCAGTTTGTAAGGATGATATTGGTGTTGGGGAGCAAGCTAAGCAGCTACCATGTGCCCATCGGTACCATGGTGACTGCATTGTGCCATGGTTGGGGATTAGGAATACGTGCCCTGTTTGCCGGTTTGAATTGCCCACAGATGATGCTGAGTATGAGCGTAGGAAGGCACAAAGAGCTGCCCATGGTGCCTGA